In Bremerella alba, one DNA window encodes the following:
- a CDS encoding DUF1559 domain-containing protein — protein MPTQTVRARGFTLVELLVVIAIIGILIALLLPAVQQAREAARRMQCTNNLKQMGLALHNYHDTHGALPARKTFKRLSGFIGLLPFIEQKPMYDRIAAGDPSNGIPAFGPDALDPWEGYNGFPEMMRCPSDPGGDLTGTNPERLVNYAFSKGDDMTETNDGSATTAPLSTKSRGMFSHLQWVPFSHVTDGLSNTLAMSERLRSPYTNYTSQAQTTDHRRAMAALSGLRSNPSLAMTVSDGKYFIAGQGINARFGSWGTRGHVHFVGFNTVLAPNTPNARDGEYGVFAPSSEHPGGVNGVFGDGSVRFIADTIDTGDTTATRSHGFSGPSPYGVFGSMGSISGGEVTQF, from the coding sequence ATGCCTACCCAAACCGTCCGAGCCCGCGGTTTCACCCTGGTGGAACTGCTCGTTGTCATTGCCATTATTGGTATTCTCATTGCGTTGCTATTGCCTGCGGTTCAGCAAGCACGTGAAGCCGCGCGACGAATGCAGTGCACCAACAACCTGAAGCAAATGGGTTTGGCACTCCACAATTACCACGACACCCACGGTGCACTGCCAGCTCGAAAAACCTTCAAGAGGTTGAGCGGTTTCATCGGCTTGCTGCCATTCATCGAACAGAAACCGATGTATGACCGTATCGCTGCCGGTGATCCGAGCAATGGAATTCCTGCGTTTGGCCCAGATGCCCTCGATCCTTGGGAAGGCTACAACGGCTTTCCGGAAATGATGCGTTGCCCTTCCGATCCGGGTGGCGATCTAACGGGGACAAACCCTGAGCGGTTAGTGAATTACGCGTTCAGCAAAGGGGATGACATGACTGAGACCAACGACGGTTCGGCGACAACCGCTCCCCTCTCGACGAAGTCTCGCGGCATGTTTAGCCATTTGCAATGGGTCCCGTTTTCTCATGTGACCGACGGCCTCAGCAATACGCTGGCCATGAGCGAACGCCTTCGTTCACCCTACACGAACTATACAAGCCAGGCACAAACGACCGATCATCGCCGCGCCATGGCTGCCCTGTCGGGTCTGCGTAGTAACCCATCGTTGGCGATGACGGTTTCGGACGGAAAGTACTTCATTGCCGGACAAGGGATCAACGCTCGATTCGGTTCGTGGGGAACACGCGGACACGTCCATTTCGTCGGCTTCAACACGGTTCTCGCCCCCAACACGCCCAATGCACGCGACGGGGAATATGGCGTGTTCGCACCTAGTAGCGAGCACCCAGGCGGCGTCAATGGCGTATTCGGTGATGGGTCGGTGCGTTTCATCGCCGATACGATCGATACCGGCGATACGACGGCGACTCGCAGCCACGGCTTCTCTGGTCCGAGCCCCTATGGCGTGTTCGGTTCGATGGGATCGATCTCCGGTGGCGAAGTCACGCAGTTCTAA
- a CDS encoding Gfo/Idh/MocA family protein, producing MTKLTRRQFTTTTAAAVASLAANVHAAPPAAGSKIKIGQIGTSHSHAAGKMQAIRSLPDMYEVVGLADVDIDLANKAVQRKPYEGLSVMSIEQLLNTPGLQAVAVETHVQQLVPTAKQCIDAGMHIHLDKPAGESLSAFAELCAAADEKQRTIQMGYMLRYNPAFELLFQAAHEGWLGEIYEVDAMMGKLASPALRRDLAQYEGGGMFELACHLIDAVVTILGKPDEVIALTKRTQAPQDTFADNQLAVLDYPKATATVRCNHLDPFGFPRRRFQVAGSGGAIEIKPLESGEVDLSLTQAHGQFKKGTQHLSLKRTGGRYDGEFTDLAKVIRGEKQLTWDRKHDLAVHETVLRAAGLTVNVDQP from the coding sequence GTGACGAAACTAACTCGACGCCAATTCACCACTACCACCGCTGCTGCTGTCGCCTCCCTGGCCGCCAACGTGCATGCGGCACCGCCAGCCGCGGGTTCTAAAATTAAGATTGGGCAGATTGGGACTTCCCATTCGCATGCCGCAGGAAAGATGCAAGCCATTCGGTCACTGCCGGATATGTACGAAGTGGTGGGCCTGGCCGACGTCGATATCGACCTGGCAAACAAAGCCGTGCAGCGGAAGCCGTACGAGGGACTTTCGGTGATGTCGATCGAGCAGTTGCTTAACACGCCGGGCCTGCAAGCAGTGGCGGTAGAGACCCACGTGCAGCAGCTTGTCCCGACGGCCAAACAATGCATCGATGCGGGCATGCATATTCATCTCGACAAACCGGCCGGCGAGTCGCTTTCGGCATTCGCTGAACTATGCGCCGCGGCCGACGAAAAGCAGCGAACGATTCAAATGGGTTACATGCTGCGGTACAACCCCGCGTTCGAGCTTCTCTTTCAAGCAGCACACGAAGGTTGGTTGGGCGAGATCTACGAGGTCGATGCCATGATGGGCAAGCTGGCCTCACCGGCACTACGACGAGACCTTGCCCAGTATGAAGGGGGCGGCATGTTCGAGTTGGCCTGCCACTTAATCGATGCGGTCGTAACCATCTTGGGCAAGCCAGATGAAGTGATCGCGCTGACCAAGCGAACCCAAGCGCCGCAAGATACCTTCGCGGATAACCAGTTGGCCGTGCTCGATTACCCTAAAGCCACGGCCACAGTCCGCTGCAACCACCTCGACCCGTTCGGCTTCCCCCGCCGTCGCTTCCAAGTCGCCGGATCGGGCGGAGCGATCGAGATCAAACCCCTCGAGTCTGGTGAAGTCGACCTGTCGCTGACCCAAGCTCACGGCCAATTCAAAAAGGGAACGCAGCATCTCAGCTTGAAGCGTACCGGAGGTCGATACGACGGCGAATTCACCGACCTGGCCAAGGTCATCCGTGGCGAGAAGCAACTGACCTGGGACCGCAAGCATGACTTGGCGGTGCACGAAACCGTACTGAGGGCCGCCGGCTTAACGGTAAACGTCGACCAGCCTTAA
- a CDS encoding dioxygenase family protein, translating to MHRSTHFGSGRRAFLGLMGSAFFTTPGLFAEELLKPTPFLTEGPFYPDKLPLDQDNDLIVIQDSTTPAVGQITHLTGRIFDKSGSPLKDATIEIWQCDANAVYLHTRDSSKKQDQQDRNFQGFGRFTTGSKGEYRFRTIKPVPYPGRPAPHIHIKVKQGDQELLTTQLMIRGFGGNKRDGVFSQVREPEKRELLMTDFKPLPDSKMNELAASFDIVLGATPDEREIRRFSRPPGGRRPGPPPRNS from the coding sequence ATGCATCGCAGCACGCATTTTGGTAGTGGTCGACGGGCCTTTTTAGGGCTGATGGGATCGGCGTTTTTTACCACGCCAGGTCTGTTTGCCGAGGAGCTGCTCAAACCAACGCCGTTTTTAACGGAAGGGCCGTTTTACCCCGATAAGTTGCCGTTGGATCAGGATAACGACCTGATCGTCATCCAAGATAGCACGACACCTGCGGTGGGGCAGATTACCCACTTAACAGGTCGAATTTTCGATAAGAGCGGTAGTCCACTGAAAGACGCCACCATCGAGATCTGGCAGTGCGATGCCAACGCGGTCTATTTGCACACGCGTGACAGCAGCAAAAAACAAGATCAACAAGACCGAAACTTTCAAGGCTTTGGTCGGTTTACTACCGGAAGCAAAGGCGAATATCGCTTTCGCACGATTAAACCTGTCCCCTACCCCGGCCGACCGGCGCCGCACATTCACATCAAGGTGAAGCAAGGGGACCAAGAGTTGTTAACCACTCAGCTGATGATTCGCGGCTTTGGCGGCAACAAGCGTGACGGAGTATTCTCGCAAGTCCGAGAGCCTGAAAAACGCGAGCTGTTGATGACCGATTTCAAGCCGCTTCCGGACTCTAAGATGAACGAATTAGCGGCATCGTTTGATATCGTTTTAGGGGCAACTCCTGATGAACGCGAGATACGACGTTTTAGCCGACCTCCGGGAGGTCGCCGGCCAGGACCACCACCGCGTAACTCGTAA
- a CDS encoding EF-hand domain-containing protein: MKNVWKQSLVMLSLLMVGVAFSTANAQDGERGPRGPRDGERRGGDRGSRDFNPEQLVERLMNALDKDKDGKITKEEAGEGRGAEMAKRADADKDGVTTKEELTKAFSRGRGDRPGPPRDGDRPEMRRGEGDRPGPPRDGERGPRGPRDGERRDGDRGPRDGGRPGPRGEMSGGPGGPGGPMMMPGAMMERLELSEEQRRDLRALQEEMKKKFMSILNEEQREMMKEMHKNRPQGDRPEGRPQFRGPGGGDRPEGARGPRGGERGPRGPRDGDRDGKRPERNKDKDSDDDA; the protein is encoded by the coding sequence ATGAAGAACGTTTGGAAACAATCCCTCGTTATGCTTTCGCTGTTGATGGTTGGCGTAGCTTTCAGCACGGCCAATGCCCAAGACGGCGAACGCGGCCCGCGTGGTCCTCGCGATGGTGAACGTCGCGGAGGCGATCGTGGCTCCCGCGATTTCAACCCAGAACAATTGGTCGAGCGGCTGATGAATGCCCTTGATAAAGACAAAGATGGCAAGATCACCAAGGAAGAAGCAGGCGAAGGCCGTGGTGCCGAAATGGCAAAACGTGCCGATGCCGATAAAGATGGTGTCACCACCAAGGAAGAACTGACGAAGGCTTTCAGCCGAGGTCGTGGCGATCGTCCTGGTCCTCCTCGCGATGGCGACCGTCCTGAAATGCGTCGTGGCGAAGGCGACCGACCCGGTCCTCCGCGTGATGGCGAACGTGGTCCGCGTGGTCCTCGTGATGGTGAACGACGTGACGGAGACCGTGGCCCACGTGACGGTGGTCGACCTGGCCCGCGCGGCGAAATGTCTGGCGGCCCAGGTGGTCCTGGCGGTCCGATGATGATGCCTGGTGCCATGATGGAACGTCTGGAACTTTCCGAAGAACAACGCCGTGACCTTCGCGCTTTGCAAGAAGAGATGAAGAAGAAGTTCATGTCGATCTTGAACGAAGAGCAGCGTGAAATGATGAAGGAAATGCACAAGAATCGCCCTCAGGGTGATCGTCCTGAAGGTCGTCCTCAGTTCCGCGGCCCAGGCGGCGGCGACCGACCTGAAGGTGCTCGTGGTCCGCGTGGCGGCGAACGTGGGCCTCGCGGTCCTCGCGATGGAGATCGTGACGGCAAGCGTCCTGAACGTAATAAAGACAAGGATAGCGACGACGACGCCTAA